ATGCGGCGGTCGCGCCGGGCCATCGCTGGGTTGGCCTCACCCATATGACTAAGGAACAGACTCGCATCGGCGAAACCGATCGTAAATATCTCCGTGAAGCTGGCCGGCGGCTGAAGCCAGCTGAAGAAGGCCGTCGCCGCCGCGGCGATGAGGTCCCCTTCCCCGCCGAAGCCGACACCCTCCGCCATCAACCGGCTGGCTGCCACGAACGGTAGGGTCTGCGTGCGCTCATCCTCACCAAAGGCCGTGAATTGGTAGGTCAGCGCCTCCAGCCGATGGTCGGCCACCATGCCCCGCAACGCGAGCTCCGCCCGAGCTGTCAGCGCCAGGTCCTCCTCGGTAAGGTCTGGCGCGACGTCATAGCTGGCCCGGTAATCCGCCACCAGCCGCGCCACCTCAGTGCCGGGGGCCACCGCCGCGCGGTTGATGTAGTCCTCGACAGTCAAATTGGTCCAGGCGCAGCCTAACGTCGCCGCCAGGTGCGTTGTGTCCACAGCAAAATCCCCCATGCCCGGGAACGGGTAACCCAGGCTGCCAATCCTGGCCGTGCCCAAACGCCTGACCGCCCCGGCCGCCGCGAAGAAGTCGCCAAGCTCCCGGAGCCCCGCGGGGTCGTTGTCCGGGCTGGTGACGTAGTGAAAGCGCACGCCAGCGCGAGTCAAGACATTTGCCAGGTCTTGCGTACCGTGGACGCCGTGGTTATCCACCATGTGGGTTAGCGTGAAGGCCTGGTCCACGCCGCGCAGCTCCTGGGTGTTCCAGATAACGATGGGCAGCCGCGCGCGACGCAGTGCAGGCAAAGCCAGTTGGCTGGGCGAGTAGGTCAGCAAAACCACCAGCAGCGCGTCCGCACCTGCCGTTTCCAACTCAGCCACCACTTGCTCAATGTCCTCGCGCCGAAACACGGCCCGGGTGAAAAGGAGGTCGGCCTCACGCTGCAACGCGGGGATTACCGCGCGGCGCAGCCACGCTTCCCTCGCCCCCCGCAGGTCGGGCAGCAGGTTTTCATATAATTCGAGCGTCAGGGCCAGCAGGCCCACCTTTGGTCGCACGTTATGTTTCATAGTTTGGATGGCCGCTCGAACCGGCCACACCGAGCCGGGGCGCGGTGATTACGGCGGAGACGCCGCCCCAGGGCCAGCGTATTGGAACCAAATGACATAGACATACAGGGCCGCCATCATGCCGATGAAAATGGCCCACCACAGGAACAAGTTGCGCACGCCCCGGTTTCGTTCCCGCTCCGATGCGGGCAATTTGGCCACGTTCCATGACCAGATTATACCGCGGATCCGCTCCGCGTTGGGCGGCCGGGTGAGCAGCGAGACCACCACCAATAACGCCATCGAGGTCAGCCACACCACCAACGTACGATTCAGCCAGTTGTCGAATGGTATCAACCATGGAACGTGTTTGAACAGGTAATACTCCACCAGCCCCGTGTAGGGAAAACCGAACAGCAGCACGAACGTCGCAGCCGCCCCGGTGGTGCGCCGCCACAGCACCCCGAGCAGGAACACCGCAGCGATCGGCGCCGCCACCCACGCACCTACGTTCTGGATAAGGAGGAATACCCCGAGTTGCCGCCGGCTGAACCAGATGGCCAGCACCGTCGCCACCGCCAGGATGACAAATGCGCTCAACCGCCCGACCCGCACCAAGTGCGCCTCCGACTGGCCGCCGCCGAAGAATGGCTTGTAAAGGTCCATGGTGAAGACCGTGCTGCTGGAATTGAGCACCGAGCTGATGTGGGACAACATACCGCTGGCCAGCCCCGCCATGACCACACCGCTCAACCCCGCCGGCACGAGCTCCCGCACCAGCGACGGGAACGCCTGGTCGGTGTCCTTGAGACCCGGGAACAGCTTGAAGGCCACGATCCCCGGGATTACCACCAGCAGCGGCAGCAGGATCTTCATGAACCCCGCAAAGACCACGCCCATCCGCGCATCCCATTCGCTGCGTGCGCCCAGGCAGCGCTGCACGATAAACTGGTTGGTGCAGTTGTACCACACACCCACCGACAAGAAAATGGACCAGACGCCCAGCCACGGGTATTCCTTGTCCGTGATTGGGTAGATGATCTTGAACTTCTCCGGCGCTGACAGCATGAGCGCATGCAAGCCGCCCACCTCATGCAGCCCAACCACCGTCACGATCAGCCCCCCGGCCATCATCACCACAAACTGCAAGAAGTCCGTCCACGCCACGGAGATGAGCCCGCCGTAAATGGTGTAGCTGCCCGCCAGGAGCGCCAGGCACACGATCGTCACGGTTTCATCCAGGCCGAACATTCCTTTCATCGCCTTTGCCCCGGCCAGCATGACCACTGCCATTTGGGCCACGATCCAGAGCACCAGCGAGCAGACCGCAAACAGGTAACGGCAGGTCCGGTTGTAGCGCCGCTCCAAGAACTCCGGCATCGTGTAAAGCCCGCCCCGGATGTAGAAAGGTAGGAATACCCAGATCAACGCCGAGAACGTGAACCAGTTGCCCCACTCCCACTGCGCCACGACAAAACCCACCGCGTAGGCCACGCCAATCATCCCGATGAAGTGCTCCGTGCTGATGTTGGCGGCGATGATAGACCCGCCGATCGCATACCACGGCAGACGCTCCCCGGCCAGAAAGTAGCCCCGCGCGTTGGCCGCCTTGCGTCGCGCCACCCAAAGCCCGAGCGCGATGTTCGCTGCCAGGTAGAGGGCGAAGAGGATGAAGTCAATCCCGTGCGTCATTGACCCTCACGCGCGTTCATGGTCCGGATGCGCTCGCATGGGCCCGAGGTTTGCGAGGTTTGCTCCTCTCGTCAACCATTCCTTGACTCGGAATTGGGAAGCGTTTCTCACCAGGGAGCGATGAGCATCGCTCGACTGGGTGAGGTCTATACGGTGGCTGGGTCGGGCTGGGCGGAGGAGGAGAGGCCGGTCCCAGCACGGTAGCTGCGCCACAGCCGGAGCGGCAACAGACCAAGGACAATCACCATTACCTGGCTGGCGAAGAAGAGCATCAGCCACTTGAAGGCGGCATCCATGAACCCGTAGGAGTGGAGGCCGATGCCCAGCATGTTCACGCCGAACCACGAGAAGCTGGTCACCACGTTGCCGAAAACGGCCAGATTCATGATACCGCGGTCGCGCAACAGGTTGCCCCAGCGGGCGTGGAGGATGATCGCATTCCACAACACGATAAGCAGCGCTCCGTTTTCCTTCGGGTCCCAGCCCCAGAACCGGCCCCAGGATTGGTCGGCCCAGATGCCGCCCAGAACGGTGCCTACGAAGCTGAACAGAGTGGTGAAGCAGATGATGCCGTAAACCATTGTGCCAAGCGCCTGGCCCAACGTCACAGGCAGGGCGTCGTGGCAGGGCGCGCCTGCGGACGCAGGCGGCGCGCTCGGCGACCGCGCCCTGCCCACGGGGTGAGAGAGGAGGGGGGTGAACACGCCGAGGAATATGTAGATGATCGCCAGCAACCCGGCAGCGAAGGCGGCGGAATAACCCAGGGTGATGGTAATGACGTGCGTCGCCAGCCAGAAGTTGGTGTCGAGCACCGCGCGCAGCATCTCCATAGTGTCTCCGCCGAGGGCGAGATTGTGAGCGATGGTCAGCGTCACGAAGCCCGCCAGCGAGGCGACCACACTGCCGATGCCCACACGGTAGATACGCTCCAGGACCAGGCCCAGCAGCATGGCGCCCCAGCCGATGAAGATGGCGGACGAGTAGAGGTTGGTGACCGGCGGGCGGCCTTCGAGCGCCATGCGGAACACCAGGCCGAAGGTATGGACCAGCCCGGCGATAAGCACGAGGTAAAAGGCCGAGCGGCGCAGCGCCTCGGACCACCCGGGCGCCAGGCCGAACGTGAGCAGCGCGCCCCAGGCCAGCACGAAGGCACAGAGATAGATGATCATCGCGTGCAGGAACGGCTTGAC
The Candidatus Paceibacterota bacterium DNA segment above includes these coding regions:
- a CDS encoding sodium/solute symporter (Members of the Solute:Sodium Symporter (SSS), TC 2.A.21 as described in tcdb.org, catalyze solute:Na+ symport. Known solutes for members of the family include sugars, amino acids, nucleosides, inositols, vitamins, urea or anions, depending on the system.), with protein sequence MTHGIDFILFALYLAANIALGLWVARRKAANARGYFLAGERLPWYAIGGSIIAANISTEHFIGMIGVAYAVGFVVAQWEWGNWFTFSALIWVFLPFYIRGGLYTMPEFLERRYNRTCRYLFAVCSLVLWIVAQMAVVMLAGAKAMKGMFGLDETVTIVCLALLAGSYTIYGGLISVAWTDFLQFVVMMAGGLIVTVVGLHEVGGLHALMLSAPEKFKIIYPITDKEYPWLGVWSIFLSVGVWYNCTNQFIVQRCLGARSEWDARMGVVFAGFMKILLPLLVVIPGIVAFKLFPGLKDTDQAFPSLVRELVPAGLSGVVMAGLASGMLSHISSVLNSSSTVFTMDLYKPFFGGGQSEAHLVRVGRLSAFVILAVATVLAIWFSRRQLGVFLLIQNVGAWVAAPIAAVFLLGVLWRRTTGAAATFVLLFGFPYTGLVEYYLFKHVPWLIPFDNWLNRTLVVWLTSMALLVVVSLLTRPPNAERIRGIIWSWNVAKLPASERERNRGVRNLFLWWAIFIGMMAALYVYVIWFQYAGPGAASPP
- the ccsA gene encoding cytochrome c biogenesis protein CcsA, with translation MKFLLRLVPWFFVALFGAEIVAVFLPKRDGEYHVRAFGRLPVLLNGRIQPFDSVARNSLLQIRSTGDLPLEQVPFWKFWYHPKKLRATEWLLETATRPEVADTRPIFLIHHAELLGELKLQDKGIEKSGLRYYSFNDLKPMLEEIDQQARKAGEAKSGEQSTFQKQVLKLANALSLYRRLKFTLQPEGVDDFAHELAVFQQNLGAALAAAHANAGDKDFDRQALQRIARPLQNFRMMARHGYALTVPPLDSARARDDWQTLGASLLESAHSGALHPAATNFAALATAYRRHDAPSFNRVVETYRQWLAPRFDGEVRKGRAEYYFNNVKPFLHAMIIYLCAFVLAWGALLTFGLAPGWSEALRRSAFYLVLIAGLVHTFGLVFRMALEGRPPVTNLYSSAIFIGWGAMLLGLVLERIYRVGIGSVVASLAGFVTLTIAHNLALGGDTMEMLRAVLDTNFWLATHVITITLGYSAAFAAGLLAIIYIFLGVFTPLLSHPVGRARSPSAPPASAGAPCHDALPVTLGQALGTMVYGIICFTTLFSFVGTVLGGIWADQSWGRFWGWDPKENGALLIVLWNAIILHARWGNLLRDRGIMNLAVFGNVVTSFSWFGVNMLGIGLHSYGFMDAAFKWLMLFFASQVMVIVLGLLPLRLWRSYRAGTGLSSSAQPDPATV